The region TTTAAAAGAAGGCGAAGTCAGCATGTATTCATGCGGTCCGACCGTTTATAACTACGCGCATATAGGCAACATGCGCATGTATATCTTTATGGATATTTTAAGACGGGTTTTAAAACACAACGGCTATCGCCTAAAAGGCGTGATGAATATCACCGATGTAGGCCATCTTGAATCGGACAGCGACACGGGCGAGGACAAAATCCAAAGCGAAGCCAAAAGGCAAAACCGCTCGCCTAATGAGATAGCCGAATATTATACTAAAGTCTTTTTTAAGGACTTGGAAAAAC is a window of Clostridiales bacterium DNA encoding:
- a CDS encoding class I tRNA ligase family protein, which codes for MYSCGPTVYNYAHIGNMRMYIFMDILRRVLKHNGYRLKGVMNITDVGHLESDSDTGEDKIQSEAKRQNRSPNEIAEYYTKVFFKDLEK